In a single window of the Agrobacterium vitis genome:
- a CDS encoding aspartate aminotransferase family protein yields the protein MSNRTTIPNDLRAFWMPFTANRQYKQEPRLFVGAKDMYYTTHDGRQVLDGTAGLWCVNAGHCRPLITEAIRQQAGELDYAPAFQLGHPKAFELANRLVDIAPAGMEHVLYTNSGSESVETALKVALAYHRVKGNGSRFRLIGRERGYHGVNFGGISVGGIVSNRKMFGTLLTGVDHMPHTHLPEKNAFTKGQPEHGGDLAAELERIVTLHDASTVAAVIVEPVAGSTGVLIPPKGYLQKLRDICTKHGILLIFDEVITGYGRLGAPFAAQYFDVTPDIIVTAKGLTNGVIPMGAVFVTAEIHDAFMSGPEHMIEFFHGYTYSGNPIASAAALGTLDTYRDEGLLTRASELAPYWEEQLHSLADCPNVIDIRNIGLIGAVELKPIDGEPTKRAFNAFLKAYEDGLLIRTTGDIIALSPPLIISKAEIDQLFDKLRKVLMSNI from the coding sequence ATGTCCAATCGCACCACCATTCCAAACGACCTGCGCGCCTTCTGGATGCCGTTTACCGCCAACCGTCAATACAAGCAGGAGCCGCGCCTGTTCGTCGGCGCCAAGGACATGTATTACACCACCCATGATGGCCGTCAGGTTCTGGATGGCACGGCGGGTCTATGGTGCGTCAATGCCGGCCATTGCCGCCCGCTGATCACAGAGGCGATCCGCCAGCAGGCCGGAGAGCTGGATTACGCCCCCGCCTTCCAGCTCGGCCATCCCAAGGCCTTCGAGCTGGCCAACCGCCTGGTGGATATCGCACCTGCCGGCATGGAGCATGTGCTTTACACCAATTCCGGCTCTGAATCGGTCGAGACCGCGCTGAAGGTGGCGCTGGCCTATCACCGGGTCAAAGGCAATGGCTCGCGCTTCCGCCTGATCGGCCGCGAGCGCGGCTATCACGGCGTCAATTTCGGCGGCATTTCGGTCGGCGGCATCGTCTCCAACCGCAAGATGTTTGGCACGCTTTTGACCGGCGTAGACCACATGCCCCACACCCATCTGCCGGAAAAGAACGCTTTCACCAAGGGCCAGCCGGAGCATGGCGGCGATCTCGCAGCCGAGCTGGAGCGCATCGTTACCCTGCATGACGCCTCCACGGTCGCTGCCGTCATCGTCGAGCCGGTCGCAGGCTCGACCGGCGTGCTGATCCCGCCGAAGGGCTATCTGCAAAAGCTGCGCGATATCTGCACCAAGCACGGCATTCTGCTGATTTTTGATGAAGTCATCACCGGCTATGGCCGTCTCGGCGCGCCGTTCGCCGCTCAGTATTTCGATGTCACGCCTGACATCATCGTCACCGCCAAGGGCCTGACCAATGGCGTCATCCCGATGGGCGCCGTGTTCGTCACAGCCGAAATCCATGATGCCTTCATGTCCGGCCCAGAACACATGATCGAGTTCTTCCACGGCTATACCTATTCCGGCAACCCGATTGCGTCTGCCGCAGCCCTCGGTACGCTCGACACCTACAGGGACGAAGGCCTGCTGACCCGCGCCAGCGAGCTTGCCCCCTATTGGGAAGAGCAGCTTCATAGCCTCGCCGATTGCCCCAATGTCATCGATATCAGAAATATCGGCCTGATCGGCGCCGTGGAGCTGAAACCCATCGACGGCGAACCCACCAAACGCGCCTTCAACGCCTTCCTGAAGGCCTATGAAGACGGATTGCTGATCCGCACCACCGGCGACATCATCGCGCTCTCACCCCCGCTGATCATCTCCAAGGCCGAAATCGACCAATTGTTCGACAAGCTGCGCAAGGTGCTGATGAGCAATATTTGA
- a CDS encoding ArsR/SmtB family transcription factor: MKANDLSDHSNAAAGLLTAMANPKRLMILCSLVQGEVPVGVLASQVGLSQSALSQHLSKLRAQKLVKTRRDAQTIYYSSTSDAVMKVLGTLEDIFCHQESSRNAA; this comes from the coding sequence ATGAAAGCCAATGACTTGTCTGATCACTCGAATGCGGCTGCCGGCCTCCTCACGGCCATGGCCAATCCTAAGCGACTGATGATTCTCTGCAGCCTGGTTCAAGGTGAGGTGCCGGTCGGCGTCCTGGCCTCGCAGGTTGGCTTGAGCCAGTCAGCGCTGTCCCAGCACCTTTCCAAGCTTCGCGCCCAGAAGCTGGTCAAGACCCGCCGCGATGCCCAGACCATCTATTATTCCAGCACGTCGGATGCCGTCATGAAAGTGCTCGGCACGCTCGAGGATATATTCTGCCATCAGGAAAGCAGCAGAAACGCTGCTTGA
- a CDS encoding HugZ family protein, with protein sequence MIDRPSPIRPTDDEARRQARTLLRSATHVPLGVLDPQTGGPFVSRVLMGTMPDGTLTVLVSRLSAHTRAMLADPRVSLLAGEPGKGDPLAYPRLSVQCVASPVDPDSDIHQAMRRRFLARHPKAKLYIDFPDFLFFQLVPQRAALNGGFGKAFVLDGDDLLIRTELIFADGKTEEQTIQDLGYGLLQIIKNHPHYTGAKHKGKVTICGLDASGIDFFWGKWLLRCEFEREIVSLDTHPSLQTN encoded by the coding sequence ATGATCGACCGCCCCTCTCCCATCCGTCCGACCGATGACGAGGCGCGGCGGCAGGCGCGAACCCTGTTGCGCAGCGCCACCCATGTCCCCCTGGGCGTGCTCGATCCGCAAACCGGCGGGCCTTTCGTCAGCCGCGTGCTGATGGGCACCATGCCGGATGGAACGTTGACCGTTCTGGTCTCGCGCCTCTCGGCGCATACCCGGGCCATGCTGGCCGATCCGCGCGTATCGCTGCTGGCCGGCGAACCCGGCAAGGGCGATCCGCTCGCTTATCCGCGCCTCAGCGTGCAATGCGTGGCGAGCCCGGTGGACCCCGATAGCGACATCCATCAGGCCATGCGCCGCCGGTTTCTGGCCCGCCATCCAAAGGCCAAGCTTTATATCGACTTTCCGGATTTTCTGTTTTTTCAGCTCGTGCCACAACGCGCCGCGTTAAACGGCGGGTTCGGAAAAGCCTTTGTCCTTGATGGAGACGATTTGTTGATTCGCACAGAGTTGATATTTGCCGACGGCAAAACCGAGGAGCAAACCATACAAGATTTAGGGTATGGACTTCTGCAAATCATAAAAAACCACCCCCATTATACGGGTGCAAAGCACAAGGGAAAAGTCACAATCTGCGGGTTGGATGCGTCGGGAATCGACTTTTTTTGGGGTAAATGGCTGCTTAGATGCGAATTTGAGCGTGAAATTGTGTCTTTGGACACACACCCTTCACTCCAAACTAATTAA
- the choV gene encoding choline ABC transporter ATP-binding protein: MSDAVIFGNVDIIFGDRPQKALALVDQGRTRDEINKETGLILGVANASLTLKEGEILVLMGLSGSGKSTLLRAVNGLAPVVRGSVSVKSRNGFVDPYQASRKALRDLRMHSVSMVFQQFGLLPWRSVADNIGFGLELAGVGEKERRKIVAEQLELVNLTQWADRKVDELSGGMQQRVGLARAFATGAPILLMDEPFSALDPLIRTRLQDELLEFQHRLKKTILFVSHDLDEAFRIGNRIAIMESGRIIQCGTPQQIVQNPADQYVADFVRNMNPISMLTARDVMTAGTSHTPGLGVTATAAPETPLIDILDAMARQPGLVGVVENGMVIGAIGAQDVVSALTRHRQT; this comes from the coding sequence ATGAGCGATGCAGTCATCTTTGGAAATGTCGACATCATCTTTGGCGACCGGCCCCAGAAGGCGCTTGCCCTGGTCGATCAGGGCCGGACACGCGACGAGATCAACAAGGAAACCGGCCTCATCCTCGGCGTGGCCAATGCTTCGCTGACCTTGAAGGAAGGCGAAATCCTGGTGCTGATGGGCCTGTCCGGTTCCGGCAAATCGACACTGCTGCGGGCCGTCAACGGGCTGGCGCCTGTCGTGCGCGGCTCGGTGTCGGTCAAGTCGCGCAATGGCTTCGTCGATCCCTACCAGGCCAGCCGCAAGGCATTGCGTGACCTGCGCATGCACAGCGTCTCGATGGTGTTCCAGCAATTCGGCCTGCTGCCCTGGCGCAGCGTTGCCGACAATATCGGCTTCGGCCTGGAATTGGCCGGTGTCGGCGAAAAGGAACGCCGGAAAATCGTTGCCGAGCAATTGGAACTGGTCAACCTGACGCAATGGGCCGACCGCAAGGTGGACGAATTGTCCGGCGGCATGCAGCAGCGGGTTGGCCTCGCCCGCGCCTTTGCCACCGGTGCGCCGATCCTGTTGATGGACGAACCGTTCTCGGCACTCGATCCACTGATCCGCACACGCTTGCAGGATGAACTGCTGGAATTCCAGCACCGGCTGAAAAAGACCATCCTGTTCGTCAGCCACGATCTGGACGAGGCCTTTCGGATCGGCAACCGCATCGCCATCATGGAAAGCGGCCGGATCATCCAATGCGGCACGCCGCAGCAGATCGTCCAGAACCCGGCGGATCAGTATGTCGCCGATTTCGTGCGCAACATGAACCCGATCAGCATGCTGACGGCGAGAGATGTCATGACTGCCGGCACCAGTCACACACCGGGTCTCGGCGTTACCGCCACCGCCGCGCCGGAAACGCCGCTGATCGATATTCTCGACGCCATGGCCCGCCAGCCCGGCTTGGTCGGCGTGGTCGAGAACGGCATGGTGATTGGCGCCATCGGCGCGCAGGATGTGGTCTCGGCCCTGACCCGGCACCGCCAGACCTGA
- the choW gene encoding choline ABC transporter permease subunit: MDWLTDFKIPIGPTAKVVVDWLTANGAWFFDWLSHLISSSIDGVLFVLQYPHPLVTALAISIIAWLLRRSLLVAIFTFLGLALIINQGYFKETTETLALVLASTAVCMVIGVPLGILAARRTWIYALMRPVLDLMQTIPTFVYLIPALILFGLGMVPGLIATVIFAVPSPIRLTRLGIVSTPSSLVEAAVAFGATPTQVLRKVELPYALPQIMAGLTQTIMLSLSMVVIAALVGAAGLGVPVVRALNTVNIARGFEAGLCIVILAIILDRMFRIPSAGDDQ, from the coding sequence GTGGATTGGCTGACTGATTTCAAAATTCCCATCGGCCCTACCGCCAAAGTCGTTGTCGACTGGCTGACGGCCAATGGAGCCTGGTTTTTCGACTGGCTCTCCCACCTCATTTCAAGCAGTATCGATGGCGTTCTGTTCGTGCTGCAATATCCCCACCCGCTGGTGACGGCACTTGCCATCAGCATTATCGCCTGGCTGCTACGCCGCTCCCTTCTCGTGGCGATCTTCACTTTTCTCGGCCTGGCGCTGATCATCAACCAGGGCTATTTCAAGGAAACCACCGAGACGCTGGCGCTGGTTCTGGCCTCCACCGCCGTCTGCATGGTGATCGGCGTGCCGCTCGGCATTCTGGCCGCCCGCCGCACATGGATCTACGCGCTGATGCGCCCGGTGCTGGACCTGATGCAGACCATCCCGACCTTCGTCTATCTCATCCCGGCGCTAATCCTGTTCGGACTTGGCATGGTGCCCGGCCTGATCGCCACGGTGATCTTTGCCGTCCCCTCACCCATCCGCCTGACCCGGCTCGGCATCGTCTCCACCCCTTCATCCCTGGTGGAAGCCGCCGTTGCCTTCGGCGCCACGCCCACCCAGGTGCTGCGCAAGGTGGAGCTGCCCTATGCGTTGCCACAGATCATGGCGGGTCTGACCCAGACCATCATGCTGTCGCTGTCCATGGTGGTGATTGCCGCTCTGGTCGGCGCTGCCGGTCTTGGCGTTCCGGTGGTACGGGCGCTGAATACCGTCAATATCGCCAGAGGTTTTGAGGCGGGCCTCTGTATCGTCATCCTGGCAATCATTCTGGATCGGATGTTCCGCATTCCATCGGCGGGAGATGACCAATGA
- the choX gene encoding choline ABC transporter substrate-binding protein, with protein MAKTLKFALPKYALALAGCVAAFSPAAYAAEPASCGTVRISDVGWTDLASTNASFVTVLEALGYKADVKTLGVPVTYSSMKNKDIDVFLGNWMPAQKEAIQQYLDDKSIDSVTVNLEGAKYTLATNAAGAKLGIKSFKDIAAHKADLDGKIYGIEPGNEGNGMIVSLIDGDKFGLKGFNVVESSEQGMLSQVTRADKENKPVIFLAWAPHPMNTAHQITYLADGDDTVFGPNYGGATVYTVARGGYAKECPNVGKLLTNMKFSLDMENAIMGKILDDGEDADKAAKTWLKANPTVIEPWLAGVTTKDGKDGLAAVKTKLGL; from the coding sequence ATTGCCAAGACACTGAAATTTGCACTGCCAAAATACGCGCTGGCTTTGGCCGGATGCGTCGCAGCATTCAGCCCGGCTGCCTATGCGGCAGAACCTGCCAGCTGCGGCACCGTTCGCATCTCGGATGTCGGCTGGACGGATCTGGCATCCACCAATGCCTCCTTCGTCACCGTTCTGGAGGCATTGGGCTACAAGGCCGACGTCAAGACGCTCGGCGTGCCCGTGACCTATTCCTCGATGAAGAACAAGGATATCGACGTCTTTCTCGGCAATTGGATGCCCGCCCAGAAGGAAGCCATCCAGCAATATCTCGACGACAAGTCGATCGACAGCGTCACCGTCAATCTCGAAGGCGCCAAATACACGCTGGCCACCAACGCTGCCGGTGCCAAGCTCGGCATCAAGAGCTTCAAGGACATTGCCGCCCACAAGGCCGATCTGGATGGCAAGATCTACGGTATTGAGCCAGGCAATGAAGGCAATGGCATGATCGTGTCGCTGATCGATGGCGACAAGTTCGGCCTCAAGGGCTTCAACGTCGTCGAAAGCTCCGAACAGGGCATGTTGAGCCAGGTGACCCGCGCCGACAAGGAAAACAAGCCGGTGATCTTCCTGGCCTGGGCGCCGCATCCGATGAACACCGCCCACCAGATCACCTATCTCGCCGATGGCGACGATACGGTGTTCGGCCCCAATTACGGTGGCGCGACGGTCTATACGGTGGCGCGCGGCGGCTATGCCAAGGAATGTCCAAATGTCGGCAAGCTGCTGACCAACATGAAGTTTTCGCTCGACATGGAAAATGCCATCATGGGCAAGATCCTCGATGACGGCGAGGACGCCGACAAGGCTGCCAAGACCTGGCTGAAGGCCAACCCGACCGTGATCGAGCCCTGGCTGGCTGGCGTCACCACCAAGGATGGCAAGGACGGCCTGGCGGCTGTCAAGACCAAGCTTGGCCTCTAA
- a CDS encoding thymidine kinase — protein sequence MAKLYFNYAAMNAGKSTMLLQASYNYQERGMRTVIFVAALDDRAGRGRVASRIGLSSPAETFEPGTDLFAVVEAMHASEPIACVFVDEANFLSEHHVWQLARIADRLHIPVMAYGLRTDFQGQLFPASRLLLGIADELREIRTICHCGRKATMNARFDASGQVTREGEQIEVGGNEKYVSFCRLHWDELFNG from the coding sequence ATGGCCAAGCTCTATTTCAATTATGCCGCCATGAATGCCGGTAAATCCACCATGCTGTTGCAGGCCTCCTATAATTATCAGGAGCGCGGCATGCGCACGGTGATTTTTGTCGCCGCGCTGGATGACCGGGCCGGGCGTGGCCGGGTTGCCTCCCGCATTGGGCTTTCCAGCCCCGCCGAAACCTTCGAGCCGGGAACCGACCTGTTTGCCGTGGTCGAGGCCATGCATGCGAGTGAGCCGATTGCCTGCGTTTTTGTCGACGAGGCCAATTTTTTGAGCGAGCACCATGTCTGGCAATTGGCGCGGATTGCCGACCGCCTGCATATCCCGGTCATGGCCTACGGGTTGCGCACGGATTTTCAGGGCCAGCTGTTTCCCGCCTCCCGGCTGCTGCTGGGCATTGCCGATGAATTGCGCGAGATCCGCACGATTTGCCATTGCGGCCGCAAGGCGACGATGAATGCCCGCTTCGATGCCAGTGGTCAGGTGACGCGCGAGGGTGAGCAGATCGAGGTTGGCGGCAACGAGAAATATGTGTCCTTCTGCCGCCTGCATTGGGATGAACTGTTCAATGGGTGA
- a CDS encoding DUF2333 family protein: MLNALTGFFRGLWGALRRSGNLLYTAVAWPFRARHSEAGRRAYIFRGSVALIVLVLIAAYGQFLWRTQVWYGFDPAFAKAYGFADRKVAAGQQIADKPGTCQNSAIVTTVADLTDSNVNQNVWVSSTLLYKLGLFGMSWDDTPFFDNKASFQRGINQVARRVGIVLADDLGRVRGTSGINTDLQDARGNIQFNEGTWYFGSNPFGFKTPTPSYYRAAITSWRGFNSDLETCKAVFDARADNLVKLLDGLASDLGNTSDILRRRSEEHNGGWFDTRADDRFWFAYGQLYGQYALFQAAKADFIDVVRERNLTAIWAELEKQFEAALKVQPMIVSNGSEDGLLMPNHLSTMGFYTLRVRANMVELRAVLQR; this comes from the coding sequence ATGCTGAATGCGCTAACGGGGTTTTTCCGAGGGCTCTGGGGAGCGCTTCGGCGCAGCGGTAATCTTCTCTATACGGCAGTGGCCTGGCCTTTCCGCGCCCGCCATAGCGAAGCGGGCCGTCGGGCCTATATTTTCCGTGGGTCCGTCGCCCTGATCGTCCTGGTGCTGATTGCTGCTTACGGGCAGTTTTTGTGGCGCACCCAGGTCTGGTATGGCTTTGATCCGGCCTTTGCTAAAGCCTATGGCTTTGCCGACCGCAAGGTTGCCGCCGGACAGCAGATCGCCGACAAGCCCGGCACCTGCCAGAATTCCGCTATCGTCACCACGGTTGCCGATCTGACGGACTCCAATGTCAACCAGAATGTCTGGGTGTCCTCGACGCTGCTCTACAAGCTCGGCCTGTTCGGGATGAGCTGGGATGACACGCCGTTCTTCGACAACAAGGCCTCGTTCCAGCGCGGTATCAACCAGGTGGCGCGCCGGGTCGGCATCGTATTGGCCGACGACCTTGGCCGGGTGAGAGGCACTTCCGGCATCAATACCGATCTGCAGGATGCGCGCGGCAACATCCAGTTCAACGAAGGCACCTGGTATTTCGGCTCCAATCCGTTCGGGTTCAAGACGCCGACGCCAAGCTATTATCGCGCTGCGATCACCAGCTGGCGCGGTTTCAACTCCGATCTTGAGACCTGCAAGGCGGTGTTCGATGCCCGGGCCGACAATCTCGTCAAACTGCTCGACGGGCTGGCCAGTGACCTCGGCAACACATCCGACATTCTGCGTCGCCGCTCCGAAGAGCATAATGGCGGCTGGTTCGACACACGGGCCGACGACCGTTTCTGGTTCGCCTATGGCCAACTTTATGGGCAATACGCTTTGTTTCAGGCGGCAAAGGCCGATTTCATCGATGTGGTACGCGAGCGCAATCTGACGGCGATCTGGGCGGAGCTGGAAAAGCAGTTCGAGGCCGCGCTCAAGGTGCAGCCGATGATTGTTTCCAACGGCAGCGAGGATGGGCTGCTCATGCCGAACCACCTGTCGACCATGGGTTTCTACACGCTGCGGGTGCGCGCCAATATGGTCGAGTTGAGGGCCGTTCTGCAACGCTGA
- a CDS encoding PAS domain-containing protein, whose translation MAWRSNKMRPCPLQDFHSIGLQECDVVNLTQAMHVCGFWRLDIDQGHLYGTSHVSKLYEIDHSEGPLNVKDFCSRMHPQDVDQVMDSYYRAATSRGIFHNIHRIITASGTLKYIRTVGLYHPIEGGSGEYRGMLHELFQLEPTASFIEL comes from the coding sequence TTGGCTTGGCGCTCAAATAAAATGCGGCCTTGTCCGCTACAGGATTTTCATTCAATCGGATTACAGGAATGTGATGTTGTCAATCTTACCCAGGCCATGCATGTCTGCGGCTTCTGGCGACTGGATATAGATCAGGGCCATTTATATGGCACGTCGCATGTGTCTAAGCTCTACGAGATAGATCATTCTGAAGGTCCGCTGAATGTGAAAGATTTTTGCAGCCGTATGCACCCGCAGGACGTAGACCAGGTGATGGACAGCTATTATCGCGCCGCCACCAGTCGCGGTATTTTCCACAATATCCATCGGATCATAACCGCAAGCGGCACCTTGAAATATATTCGTACCGTCGGTCTCTATCATCCCATCGAGGGAGGTTCCGGCGAATATCGCGGCATGCTGCATGAATTATTTCAACTGGAGCCCACCGCAAGCTTCATTGAATTATAA
- a CDS encoding LuxR C-terminal-related transcriptional regulator — protein sequence MLIAERQTLLSTEITAMESREHCTEVLRNVAQAFGLSHGSIMLAPSATDVHLMPLVMETTLPIEFGHEFDRHQFVKFCPVVKKFAGSILPRTWDMKFREPDDMAEEWPIAMRDLMLRFKLIVGVVFIFPSLDSRLYFMRFDGDRSPLSQCEVNELGMLAMEVFDTYDRLRRTELMNVDVLSVRELEVLRWTAQGKTSVEIGQILSLSDHTINAYMTTAMKKLDCVNRTQLVAKAIRLKLIH from the coding sequence ATGTTGATTGCCGAGCGCCAAACACTGCTCAGTACAGAAATAACCGCAATGGAAAGCCGTGAGCATTGCACGGAGGTCCTGCGTAACGTTGCTCAGGCGTTTGGACTGTCGCATGGCAGTATCATGCTCGCCCCCTCTGCGACCGATGTGCATCTCATGCCGTTGGTCATGGAAACCACTTTGCCGATTGAATTCGGCCATGAATTCGACCGCCATCAATTCGTAAAATTCTGTCCGGTGGTCAAGAAATTCGCCGGCTCGATCCTGCCGCGAACCTGGGACATGAAATTCAGGGAACCTGATGACATGGCCGAGGAATGGCCAATTGCCATGCGCGACCTGATGCTGCGGTTCAAACTGATCGTCGGCGTTGTTTTCATTTTTCCCTCCCTTGATTCCCGGCTGTATTTCATGCGGTTCGATGGGGACCGCTCGCCTCTCTCTCAATGCGAAGTCAATGAGCTGGGCATGCTGGCAATGGAGGTTTTCGACACCTATGACCGCCTGCGCCGCACGGAACTGATGAATGTCGATGTTCTCTCAGTGCGCGAGTTGGAAGTGCTTCGCTGGACGGCGCAGGGTAAAACCTCGGTGGAAATCGGCCAGATCCTGAGCCTCTCCGACCACACCATAAACGCGTATATGACCACTGCAATGAAAAAGCTGGATTGCGTCAACCGAACGCAATTGGTAGCAAAGGCCATTAGGCTGAAGCTCATTCATTAA
- a CDS encoding formate--tetrahydrofolate ligase, with translation MSDIEIARAASKLPITQIGERLGISPGDLQPYGHDKAKISASFLHSLADRKDGKLILVTAINPTPAGEGKTTTTVGLVDGLNRIGAKAMVCVREPSLGPCFGVKGGAAGGGRAQVVPMEDINLHFTGDFHAITSAHNLLAAMIDNHIYWGNEQDLDTRRIAWRRVVDMNDRALREMVGALGGVRNGFPRETGFDITVASEVMAILCLARDLADLETRLGQIVIGYRRDKTPVHARDIHAHHAMTVLLKEAMQPNLVQTLENNPALVHGGPFANIAHGCNSVVATRAALKLADYVVTEAGFGADLGAEKFFDIKCRKAGLRPAAAVIVATVRALKMNGGVPKTELGREDVAALVRGAVNLGRHVENVRGFGVPVIVAINHFLSDTPAEIAALQDYANGLGVEAILCRHWAEGGAGIEELAGKVAAMADSGIADFQPLYPDDMPLFAKIETVAKRIYRAGSVTAERAVIDQLAQFEAMGYGHLPVCIAKTQYSFSTDPSLLGAPDGHEVHVRDVRLSAGAGFVVAITGDIMTMPGLPRKPAAETIRLNDEGLVEGLF, from the coding sequence ATGTCGGATATTGAAATTGCACGGGCAGCATCAAAGCTCCCGATCACGCAGATTGGCGAGCGTCTGGGAATCAGCCCCGGTGATTTGCAGCCCTATGGCCATGACAAGGCAAAGATCAGCGCTTCCTTCCTGCACTCGCTGGCGGATCGCAAGGATGGCAAGCTCATCCTGGTGACGGCAATCAATCCGACACCGGCGGGCGAGGGCAAAACCACGACCACGGTCGGTCTGGTTGACGGGCTGAACCGCATCGGCGCCAAGGCCATGGTCTGCGTGCGCGAGCCGTCGCTTGGCCCTTGTTTCGGGGTCAAAGGTGGCGCTGCCGGTGGCGGGCGGGCACAGGTCGTGCCGATGGAAGATATCAACCTGCATTTCACCGGCGATTTCCACGCCATCACCTCCGCGCATAACCTGCTGGCGGCGATGATCGATAACCACATCTACTGGGGCAATGAGCAGGATCTCGACACCCGGCGCATCGCCTGGCGGCGGGTGGTGGATATGAACGATCGGGCGCTGCGGGAGATGGTCGGCGCGCTGGGCGGGGTGCGCAACGGCTTTCCGCGCGAAACCGGCTTCGATATCACGGTTGCGTCCGAAGTGATGGCTATCCTCTGTCTGGCCCGCGATCTGGCCGATCTGGAAACGCGGCTGGGCCAGATCGTCATCGGCTACCGGCGTGACAAGACGCCCGTGCATGCCCGCGACATCCATGCCCATCATGCCATGACGGTGCTGTTGAAGGAGGCGATGCAGCCCAATCTGGTGCAGACGCTGGAAAACAATCCGGCGCTGGTGCATGGCGGCCCGTTTGCCAATATCGCCCACGGCTGCAATTCAGTGGTGGCGACGAGAGCGGCCCTGAAACTTGCCGATTACGTGGTGACGGAAGCGGGCTTTGGCGCGGATCTTGGGGCTGAAAAATTTTTCGATATCAAATGCCGCAAGGCCGGTCTTCGCCCGGCAGCCGCTGTCATCGTCGCCACGGTGCGGGCGCTGAAGATGAATGGCGGTGTTCCTAAAACGGAACTTGGCCGCGAGGATGTGGCCGCCCTGGTCCGGGGTGCTGTCAATCTCGGGCGGCATGTGGAAAATGTCCGGGGCTTTGGCGTGCCTGTTATCGTCGCCATCAACCATTTCCTGTCCGACACGCCAGCGGAAATCGCAGCCTTGCAGGACTACGCCAATGGACTGGGCGTGGAGGCCATTCTTTGCCGTCATTGGGCCGAAGGCGGGGCGGGTATCGAGGAACTGGCGGGCAAAGTCGCAGCCATGGCCGATAGCGGCATTGCCGATTTTCAGCCGCTTTATCCCGACGATATGCCGCTGTTTGCCAAGATCGAGACGGTGGCCAAGCGGATTTACCGCGCAGGGAGTGTCACTGCGGAGCGTGCTGTCATCGACCAACTCGCCCAGTTTGAGGCCATGGGCTATGGCCACCTGCCGGTGTGCATCGCTAAGACCCAGTATTCTTTCTCCACCGACCCCTCGCTGCTCGGCGCTCCCGATGGCCACGAAGTGCATGTGCGCGACGTGCGGCTATCGGCCGGTGCCGGTTTCGTGGTGGCCATCACCGGCGATATCATGACCATGCCCGGCCTGCCGAGAAAGCCGGCAGCCGAAACCATCCGGCTCAATGACGAAGGACTGGTTGAAGGCCTGTTTTAA